ACATGGCGTTTTAAGCGTGACTCCATTCAGCCTTATCTctgctacagcacagacacgctACCGATGCCTCGCATCACCAGCGAGGACACATTCAGAACATGGACAGAAATTCCACACTGTAATACTGTCAAGACACACCGTGAGGGAAACTCGGGGTGGACCTTCATTCCGTGTACAACTGCTCTGTCATTTGACAGGACTTCCTTCAGAACTGAGAACAAAACTGAACGAAGATAGCTGAGGCATGCACCTACTAGGGAATTGCCTAACAAAATTATACAATGCGAGCCTGAATTTCGCATATGACATTGCGTATAAGACAAGAGAATTTGGACAAACAGTGCTGCATCTCAGACAGCGCGCTTACCTTGGGCCGACGGACTTTTCTTGAAGGAATGGTTCCCCTTCCTAGTTCAGACCACAACCATTGTCGATTACTCATCGACAGCGAGTCACTCCAGTCCCATTTCTGTCGAAAACATACAAGTTGTAACGTTACATTATTACTGATCCCGTCAATCGTCCCATAGATGATTCCTTCATatcttattaatattaatttactATGCGGACTAATGCCAGACATTCAAACCAGCAGCGCCAAATGGAAACGCTTAATAACAGCCAGCCAATTCACAGCCCTCGGTTTCCACCTAGCTAGGTAGCAAGATAAGACAGCTGCACCATTTCATTATCAGCCCCAGTTCAATTCAACGTTAAAGAAACCTTAATAACGCGCAAATCATATCCGAATGCTAGTAATCCCATTCGCCGCTAACGTGATTCCATTATGCGAAAATGAACAGCTACGGTTTGTTTATCCAATCACTGTGCTGAAGACACAGTCAGGTATAGTTTATCAACCCCTTAGCTTAAAAAAGGTGTGAGATGCAGAGCACCCaagaaacaacaaataataactacattaatatattaataaagaCCTTTAGCATGCTGATTGCAGACAACCCCATCCACTCGAGTCTCCGTGAGCCTTGTCAAACCGATATAACGTTAGCTGCGTAAATTAAACAATTACGCACTACCAGGCTAACTTCGGCACAATAGCTATATCTAATTGTAAACTATACATGTCTGTAAAATAATGTGCTGCAATGTTTGCAAAGGCAACTCCTAAACTTGCCTGTGCCTTGCAATTACACCAGGTATGATAACTTAACTTACCTGATGTTACCAATGCTAGGAACACCACCCTGCATCTACTCAACTTGACAGTTAGCCAAAGTGAGAATGGATTTACAATCCCCTAACGACTGTGACACTATAGTGGATGACTAGCTAGGgatcataattattttttacaaagctAATTAGTTACCAAAGTTCGATATTCAGTTATACTTAAAAGGTATCTTGCTTTCAAACAATGTGAGAAATGTAACAGGAGCTAGCAAATTGAAGATAACGATGGCCAGTtaaactagctagctggctaagcATCATGCAAAATGTGTGAACCTTAATTAATTAGCCAACGTCAGCTCTGAGCAAATGTATTTTGCTGAATTTCGTTAGGTGACGTTATTGGACACGAAACGTATTTTACTGaagctatattttaaaataaaagataagcTACGCTATTATTCCATGGCAAGTTGGATTCCTACGGTTAGCTGCCTGGCTAGctagcacacacaacacaacactgaGCGGATACCAacttgctagcaagctagctatatAGCCAACGTTAGCCAAGTTAACGTTACATTTTAACCAGATCTTCTTCGTCTATTCATTCAGATATACAGTGCTGAGCCTTCTTTAGTTACAATTATTTTAGTTTGCAGCTACCGTAAAATTGTACTTTTCCCCACGCTTTAGCTACCTCCACAGCTAAATAGCTAGCGTTCGTTAGCCATCTCGTTGCAGTGGTAtagcatagctagctaacgttattttttcaaaacaatccAAACcgttttcaaaatggcagctggCTAACTTAATTAAAATTAGAGTGGGTTTCTGCATTTACTAACTTGTCTGAAAATTGCGCGTATTATTTGCAGGTCGAACACTTTTGGCCACTTACCCACGGCTTTTCATTCCAGTAGGTGTTCcccactcctctctcctttctcaggGGCCTTCAGTACTCCAGTCCGAGGCTCAGGCGGCCTAACCCCGGCCTGACAGCCGCAGcttctccatagcaaccgcagGTCCTGTTTTTCTAGTATGGAAATCAGGCAGCAGCGAAAACATACCGCCACTTAACCCCCATTTAACAGGCACGAATGGCACCCAgctatttaaaaaggaaaaatgaaagtgttgtaATTGTTATAAATCCTATGAGTAAAAATCCAGCCAATTTTGCGATGCCAGGTACATAGATAGCCAGCTGTTTCCCTGCagcacacaaaaatatacaccGCACTGGAGGAGATTCTCCTAGCTTACGTGCAGCGCTCAAGCCCGGTGTGGAGTGAGTTGCGGTGGGTTTGGTTTGGGGATCCTCCCGTGACTAGACTAGCGAGCTGAACTGAGCCGTAATTATATACTTGATTCATGAAATGCATAACATAGTTAACTAACTGCACATTTGTAAATGCTGAGCTGCTATACACATTCATAAGATTTTTAGCATAAAAATGAACTTGAGAATAGTCCTGTCCCGTCCTCGTTTACTCGTTTACTGGCTACGTTACTTTTAGTACCTTATCCTGTTACCCAAATCTGAGCAAAGTTTTCGCCAACCTGGAGACGCCAGTGCTGGTTGCTCTTTTTAAACGCGTATTATGtcgtaattatttttaaaagcagcaatCTTTCTGACATATTATTCACTTCTTTGCTGAATAGGCATACGTGCGAGACGTCcaataaatgtcttttatatGGTTTGACCACCAAATGCTGTCTAGCTTTCGACTCTATTCCGCGTTTCAGGCATTTGTTACAGTCAttagttttaattaaattcGCGTAATACATGTGAACAAAATAATACACCTTAGGCTATATCCCACTTGTTGATTTTAGTTTTCCAAACAAATGGCatctttaatgttttattgatgaGGCTAAATTAGCATCTTCCACCTCCTGCGGAACTGCAAACATGCCCCGAATGAGCTACTCCGTATCATTAGGCTTGTTTCGACTGCCCATTTTAAATCTCCGCAGAAACCCCAGATTTCTGCAGGCTATCAGTGCGTCAATTTACATCTTACTATAGGGCAGAACACGTAATGTTGACATTGATGACAGCACTCGAAATTCGGTActtgtttttatacattatgCCCTCTAACACAATTTTCCCCTTGAGGTCTCCAAAAATCAGTAACTATTTTCTGATTTATATGCTCATGCTGCACACCTTCAACTCTTTCTGTGGTTCTACCCTGCATAATATTTACAGTTTCATGTTAGTCTTCCCAAAACATACATGTCAACATTGCAATTGGTGaagaaaatacttttcttcAACTGCCAGCTTTTCCCAGAACAACTTAAAACAGTTTATAACATGCAAATTGACAACTTATTCAAGTGCAAGTGTGAAAAATGGGCTATTCACTCTTGCATGGTTTATATACTTACATTGTTTCCCGGACTTCATATATCATATATAAGAGTGGTTaagtacacatttttaaaatcacttgaCCAGATTCcctgggtctgaactggttgctgttttaaggtggaaacaaaaaccagcagatccaGCAGCTTCCCCAAGGGTGACAGTGAAAGTGGCTAATCCATAGCTAGCATGCAGTGGTCTATAGAGCCTGCTGATCTTCTGGACTGATTTTGCCATGATACTTAACAGCATAATCCGTATTTTGCCATGCAAAGGTTACCTCAGTAAGAGACTGACATACAGTCTGTGGGTTCAATGCTAATTTTCAAGTCATATACAACGCACACAATACCATCAGCTGTATCAGGCAAAAGTGCAATACATTTCTATTACTCTTTATGGtgtacacattttaaacagccaCATTCCCTGTTCCCTAGAGATGCCATGCCCTGAGGAAGCCCAGTCACACTGTCTAAATCCACACACCAGGTGTGAAGTTTTGAGCAAACCGTCTAGCTGCAGCAGTATTTTAATTAGCACCATGGCTCAGTAACACCTTCAGTTCCAGTTTGAAGGGATCCAAGAGATGACTGCCTGATTCCTGCCAATAAAACATCACCGTCACTCAAGCTGTAACATGAAACATGTTCTGAAGGCACATTAATAATGAACATGCCTTAATTATTTAAGTGAAAATACAATGTACTCAGTTCAGTGTGATATAAATTGTAGTAGGCCAAAATAGTTTGTTACTCTGTGCACACGTCTACATTTAAATATACCAATTAATCTAATAGCTGCAATTATCTGTAATCTGGGGGAAATGTATGCTATGTTTCAAATGATTACAGTTAATTCCAGgccaaatgaaaatacattgtttttaccaacagacacagacagcatgTCAATCATATTCAATATCTCATAAACGTGTCAAAAATGACATCTCTGAAATGCAATCAAATCAATGGGATTGTGGCTTTTTTACGTTGGCCTAAAAGTTTTGCCCAAAAACATTCATCTTTAAATTTTAACATGCACCTGTCCTTGAACCCTTTTTACTAGCAGGTTTTTGTGTTGACGTTGTTTACTGATGCAATGCATGAAAAAAGAATTTATGATCTTTATAAAAGCGCTATCTACAGTAGTTTGCCACAGAAAATGGAATGTTCCAAAGGGCCGGGTACACCAATGAAGGAACTTTACTAAATCTAGCCCCGGGTATTAACGTAAACGTTATTGCACTTTTTACTTACCTTTATAACGTTTATGTATCTTAGACTTAAAGCCCAAATGTAGAAATGGGCCAAACGCTGGCGTTATTAAGCGACTGTGCTCCCCCAAGCCAGCAGTTCAGTGTGAGAGCCCCTTGACTGAGTGGAAGAAGTTAGCTAAGCTAGCTTGCTCGCTAGTTAGCAGAAGGAGGATGCGGGGAAGATGGCGATGAATGTGAAGAATAGGGGCGCTTATTTTCAAAGTAATGACTATTGCAGGAATTACAGTTCGCAGGCTATACATTATGGGAATAACAATCACTTTTTCCCCCGGTTACCAGGTAAGAAAAGTATTACGGTTACAGCAGAGTGAGCCTCAGTTTTCTGTTCAGACTCATGGAGACTCAGTTTCATTGGGTTAGCTAGGCTGCTTGCTAACCGTGTAACTACTATAACGTTAGCGTACCGTGAAACCCGCAAGTGATGTACCTACCTACCTAGCTAAACTAGCTAAGTACGGTGTAAGCAAAGCCAGAATTTATGTATGGtaggtagaaataaaatatttttcgtAGAGGGAGTGCACTGAAATACCATTGCTATGGCGAATTCACTGGTTACCCAGTCACGATTCTCTTATTGACAGGGAACAGCGTTTCACCCTTTGGGCTAGCTGGGCAGCGTTTGCTGCGTTGGGAGTGTGTGCAGTTTAGCTCATTAgccaaagaaaaatgaattcaaatgccGTTTGAATTGCAATGACagtgtctctccatctctcgtTGTAAATCCAGATTGCTAAAGTATTTTAGACGTGTGCATACTTCCTTACTCCGGAGCTACCAGAGCCAACCCCCCGCCGGTGCTGTCTGTTCAGCGCTGCACAGGTGTCTCCAAACCCGGCCTGGATCTGTAGTGTTTCCCCGGCATAAAATTTaaagcaaattatttatttctatttgttATCCGGTGCACTAATCCCTGTGGTTTATGGCACCGGTTTAGTAGGTACAGTAAACCCTGTGATTTGGGGTACTGAGTTAGCAGGCACAATTAAACCCTGTTATTTAGGGTACTGAGTGGGTACACCAAACCCTGTGATTTAGGGTACTGAGTGGGTACACCAAACCCTGTGATTGTGATTAGATCGTGATTGAATGTGGTGATGTATGTAGCGTCTGATGTCACAGGAGTGCTGAATGTGGATTGTGGCTCTTATGCAGGGCTCCTGGCCTCACTGGTTAATCTGATGTGTTTGTCACCAGAAACTTCTCTGTTTCTGGTTGGAAAGTATTGCGCTGGTTCATTTTAAGTTCAAATGTGGACCTAGTTATTAACAATCTTCACATAGGGTCTAGTGATTCAGCCTTCAGGTGCTCAGGCTGTAGTTTCAAATTAACTTTGGGTCATTTCTAACCTGATCCCTGGAACTGTTTCTAAAAACAGAACGCCTTTGAGACTAAATGGAGGTCCTAATGAACGTTCTGATGCTCTCTCATTAATGTGTGCATAAAATAggtgtggaaaaaatgaataattcctTCTTTTGATGTGCAGATCACTTCAAGCTCATCATCGTCTATGAAAGGAAAAAGGAGCGATCAAAACTGGGAATGCACATTTTCAGTAGTCAATGTGGCCGTGCTTAATTTAGTGTTGTACAGATATGTGTACAGTGACATAACTTATACAAAATAGACTACAATCAGTGTTGGTCTTCATGCTGTCCATAAACACCAATCACTAAAACCAGAATTTTCATTAGTGATATTTTAGCAAACATTTAATTgcactgatatatatatatttatttgtgtgtgtatgtgtgtactggaCCGTGGTATGATTGCTTAGGTAAGCACGATTAACAGAATTTCACAGTGAGATGTTAAATCAGCGTTTGAGTCCCTGAGGCACTGAAGGATCTCAGCTGGGAATGGGACGTCACCAGGAATGGCATCATCAGATGGAACACAGAATCTAAGAGCGGGATTCTGCTGCACTGAAGCATTAGGTCTGCGATGCGTGTCATGTTTTTGTACACGGATCTTATCCTCTGCTTTATGACATTAGCATGTCCCACTGCACCCAGCATCTGCAATTTCAGGATCAGCGTCTGTTTCCCCAGCTGAATGGACTGTGCTCTAAAATATGACGAGTGTGCTCCTGTATATGAGGCCAGCCTGTAGTAAAGTCTCATTAGAATGaagtagcaaggcagaaaccagtgctaaccaagagaaacatcaattcttgtctcacatttgcaaaaaagcacctggatgatccccaagccttttgggatgaagtgctatggacagatgagtcaaaagtggaaatTTTTGGACCATACAGGTCTCACTATATCTGGCGTAAAGCAAATTAGTgagatggtgtggggatgctttgctgccttgggactTGGGCAACTTGTCCTTGTTGATGGAACCATAAATTCTGCTCtctaccagaaaattcttaaagaTAATAtccagtcatctgtctgtgaggtGAAGCTGAAGCTTAAAGGGGCTATGCAGCAGGTTggtgatccaaaacacaaaaaaagtgctgtggtaggacctgaaatgagcagttcatggtTCCCACCCACTTGTCAGAATTGAAGCAGTtttgcaaagaagagtgggccaTAATTCCTCCATGGCAACGTGGAAGACTGAtgtcaaattataggaagcgtttggttgcGGTTGTTGCTGTTAAAGGCCATGCACACAGTTATTTTTAGGCAATTAAGATCaaaggggcaattacttttgATCAAAGGGGCAATCAAACACGgttgatatgggtgtttgataacttttttcattaaatgaaataattaaaaaaatgtgttttgtgtatacTGGGGTTTCCCTCATAATCTATAACTGTTGTTCCAGGGTAAAGGTGAGGCTTTAGGTAATCTCAATCTCTTGCGGAAATCATCTGTTAGTTACAGCAATTTGTATTGGAaaagtgtgtgactgtgacatgTCAACCTTGAGAACTGTAGGATTATGTGCCCCCCCCACTGGCTATTTTAGGAGCGTATCCCCCTGTGAGGAAGTGATTTCTGCTTTGACTTTGTGTCTCCGTGCCGAACGGGAGGAAGCTCTGTTCTGCTGTTAGCCTAACTGAAGATGTCAGGTTGGAACTGGCTATAATAAGCTCTAACAGATATGAGCAGAACAGCATGCTCAGATCTCTGGATGTATTTTTAGATTTCATCCAAAGATGTATTTCAGTCTGAtcatttgtggttttaaaaggtttttttaaaaatagtttatcAGTGGAAAATTTTAGaaattgtaatgtaaatggtaaattaacgtgaatactgcatttatatagcgcctttccagcagcaactgctcaaagtgctttacaatgactgcctctcattcacacacacacacaccaacggtgaggctgcagcttgttgggagcattTTGGGGGTTAAGCTCAATGCTTCGGTGCACTCAGAAGGGCATCGAACCAACAGCCATTTGCCAGGCAGCCGCTCTACCTCCAGAGCGAATGTCTCACCCAGGAAGAGATTGAGAGCTGCTGATAATGTGTCCTCAGGTTGATGTGTGAGAGGTTTTGGTAACGTGTCTTTGGGTTGATGTGTGAGAGGTTTTGGTAACGTGTCTTTGGGTTGATGTGTGAGAGGTTTTGGTAACGTGTCTTTGGGTTGATGTGTGAGAGGTTTTGGTAACGTGTCTTTGGGTTGAGTGTGTGAGGTTTTGGGGTTTTACAGTGTCTTCGCCTGGTTGCTCAGGGTGAGAGGGTTTGTGGAACGTCGGCTCTTAGGGGGCAGGTTTCTTTGTGGGTTGTGTGGAGAGTATGGTAAACGTGCTTTGGAAGGTTGATGTGTGAAGAGGTTTTGGTAACAGGCTTTGCGGTCTGCATGGATGAACGTCTGCAAACACCTCACACGTGTCTTTGGGTTCATTTGTGAGAGGTTTTGGTAACGTGTCTTTGGGTTGATGTGTGAGAGGTTTTGGTAACGTGTCTTTGGGTTGATGTGTGAGAGGTTTTGGTAACGTGTCTTTGGGTTGATGTGTGAGAGGTTTTGGTAACGTGTCTTTGGGTTGATGTGTGAGAGGTTTTGGTAACGTGTCTTTGGGTTGATGTGTGAGAGGTTTTGGTAACGTGTCTTTGGGTTGATGTGTGAGAGGTTTTGGTAACGTGTCTTTGGGTTGAGGTGTGTgaggttttggggtttttttattcAGCTTCTCAGTGCCCGAGCCCCTGCGTGTGCTTCCAGGGCCTCAGAGGAGCCGGTTCTGTGGAACTCGATGCCGAGCTCCCATTCCAGCGAGCGGCCAGGTTTCCTTTCTGCTGGGCTTTGTGTGGGGCCTGACAGAAAGCCGAGCCGCTCCACAGGAACGCTGGCTTTGATCTCGCCAACGCCACTGTCAGGCCTGCAACCACAACAATACAACGGAAACATCGCTTCAGAGAACTGAGGCGCCAGTTTCCCCCCACCCAACAACaaacccctcgccccccccccacccaacaacaaaccctcgcccccacccccacccaacaaCACAGCTCCCGCTCCCGCCCAACAGCAaaccctccgcccccacccaacacccccacctcctcacccaacaacaaacccctcccccccccccacccaacaacaaacccccgcccccccccccacccaacaacAAACCCTCGCCCCCACCCAACAACAAACCCTCGCCCCTCACCCAACAACAAACCCCCGCTCCCGCCCCACCCAACCACAAACCCACAACACCCCCCAACAACAaacccctcgccccccacccaACAGCACAGCTCCGCTCCcaccaacacccccctcccacccaacaacaaccctcacccacacccaACAAAACCTCTCGCTCCCGCCCACACCCAACCACAAACCCAAACACCTCCCAACCACAaacctgcaccccctcccaacaacaaaccccccacccccggtcctaacaatcccccaccccctccaacaATAAACCCCCCATCCCTGGCTGTAAATAGAAGGCTGGCGCCTTGAACAGAATTCGGAGAATTGTCATGACTGAAGCAGGGCTGTGTGATGACTAGTGGCTGGAAACTCTTGGCAGCCCCCGGTGGCATTGTGCGGTACTGCAGGAATAAAGACCTGATCATGAGCAGAGCTCGACTGGACCCAGCGGTTCTGTCTTTagcctgtttgtttctctttgtcAGTGATGCCCTTTAGAGGGAAttcacaacacaaatgtcacCCGTGAGCTACAAGGGGATTGATTTTCCCTGGTTTGTTTGAGCAATGTGCGTAAAATCGCTTGTTAAGCTGTGCGCTCATTAAGCAGTGCATGGATTCTGTCTTTTCCATTATTCTTAGCTTCAGCAGGAACACTGATGATCTTTAGTGCTGAAGTGTGGCTTTAGTTGCGTAGGACCTAACTCTGTTTGAAGGCAGTCATGTCTGCGGTGTGAATTCTCAGGCCTCTGTGAAAGACAGGCATGCACAGCTGCCAGCTGTTGGCCCTGCAGTCGTGTGGATGTGCAGCGAAGCTTCCTACTGGAGTATGCTCTTCCGTACTTATTAACAGACTGACAGCCTGTGAGCTGAGCAGAGCGGCCCTGGGAATCTGTGCTTCCCTCGCTGTGGCAGTTCAGCCAGCGCTCCTGtctgtacacattcacacatccaGAGGAACTCACTCTGAATACATTATATTACTGCGtgcatatttaatacttttagTGCATTTTTACAGCCGACGGTTTACTGAACCAGTCCAGGTAAAGTATTCTGTGGGGTCAGGGTTAGCATTTCACCTGGGGATCAGACCTGTAGCTTCTTACAACCTCAGAGTTACAGTTTGTAAAGTTATGTACTGATCTGCTTTGCAGTTGATGCTGAAAGCTCTTTTGAGTCACTTGTCCAGTTTCCTGAACATTCCGCCTCACTGCTGATGTCACTTCCAGGCCCTGAGTCGCTGCTGAAGCCTCCACTGGAGCTCATGtgccaggctccgcccccattccagccggccccgccccctcaggcCCTGGGCCCGCCTCCAGACTCCCTGCACTTCCCCCTGCCCGCTCCCCTCACtgccaaacccctcccccacctcccgctGCCGCCCGGCCTGCCCCCCAgcctgccccccagccccaagccgctggaggaggaggggcagggggggcccACCGAGCAGGACCCCACCCTGGAGGAGCTCTGCAAACCACTGTACTGCAAACTGTGCAACGTCACGCTCAACTCCGCCCAGCAAGCACAGGCGCACTACCAGGTCAGGCTCCTGCTGTTCCCCCAGTAACGTGGCCCCTGTGCCTTTACCCCCGGCTGTGTGGCCCCTGTGCCTGTGGCCCCTTGCTGTGTTAGTGTTGTATGCATTTCGTTTTGTCCTGTATTTCTTTCACTGTTCGTGTTTTTGATTGAATCGGTCTGGCCTGCCATGCTTTGTGATTGGCGCATTTCTCTGCATTACATATTAAATGAGGTAAAGAGCTGAGCTCACGCGCATTTTTGTGCTGCCATGGAAACTGGTCTGCCCTGCGCTGTCCTCTCACAGGGCAAAAACCACAGTAAGAAGCTGAGGAACTTCTATGCTGGGAGTCAGCAGCCCCCACCTGTCCGGATACCTGAAGCACTGGAGCCAGTTGCCCAGCAACCGCAGGCCACTCCCCCCGCTGAGAGTGCTGCTCCATGTaaacaggtacaggtgcagTCACCACTGCTGTACCTGGGTTTGGAAATGAATACCTTTTGtgtacatatttcataaattattaaAGTTTTATGGGTGCTGAAGGCagatgaattgtgtgtgtgtacaggctgTGTTTAAGGGGGCCAGCCGGGTCATTCTGGCCACAGAGAGTGATtactgaaggtgtgtgtgtgtgtgtgtgtgtacaggctgTGTTTAAGGGGGCCAGCCGGGTCATTCTGGCCACAGAGAGTGATTACTGTAAGCTCTGTGACGCCTCCTTCAGCTCCCCCACCGTCGCTCAGGCTCACTATCAGGGGAAGAACCACGCCAAGAGACTGCGCCTGAGTGAGGTCCAGCTGAGCCCCGGCTTCCTGtgagtctctctcacacacacacacacacacacacacacacacacacacacacactctcacacacatacactctcacacacacacacacacacacactctcacacacacacacacacactcacacacacacacacacacacacacacacacacacacacacacacgcacacagtttcCATTGGATCAATTCCTTTTGCAGAGATTCATCGGAAGCCAATCAGAGGCGACCACGGAAAGAGGGGGCAGAGTTTAAACTGATGAAGACTCGTAggaacacacacctgcctcccAACCTGCCAGGTACAGTGTTCTGCAGGGCAGTGTAAGAGTGTTTCATTGAGCACTGGCATGTGTGAGCTGCCATGTTAATGGAGGCAAAACACAATCAGACTGGGACAGAAATGGGAATCTGACATGATCTGAGTGCTGTTCTTTTATCTGATGcaatgctattttatttttagaagctGGACTTTTcccttcagacagacagacagacagtgcagAGGTACAGGGTTATCACCAGGGCAACAGTGCAGAGGTGTAGGGTTATCACCAGGGCAACAGTGCAGAGGTACTGGGTTATCACCAGCGCAATAGTGCAAAGGTACAGGGTTATCACCAGGGCAACAGTGCAAAGGTACAGGGTTATCACCAGCGCAATAGTGCAAAGGTACAGGTTTATCACCAGGGCAACAGTGCAAAGGTACAGGGTTATCACCAGCGCAATAGTGCAAAGGTACAGGTTTATCACCAGAGTGGTGAGAGGGGTActcagggctgtgctgtattttcACATGGGCCTTGGTTCACTTCAGTTTCGGTTCAGATTGGCTGGGAGTCCATGAAATGAAACATGCCCATAATGTTGTCTGAGGATGGAGCTGACTCCAGCCCTGGTGGGTAGGGGGCGCCAGAGTGCTGTTTGGTGACCATGCGGTTTGGGGTGCGTTTCCAGGGCCGTACTACAACCCGCGACCACGGCAGCGAATCCCACGAGACCTGGCCATGTGCGTGACGCCCAGCGGCCAGTTCTACTGCTCCATGTGCAACACGGGCGCCGGCGAGGAGGCGGAGTTTCGGCTGCACCTGGAGAGCAAGCAGCACAAGAGCAGGGTGTCCGAGCAGCGCTACCGCAGCGAGATGGAGACGCTGGGCTACACCTGAGCGCCGCCGTCCccgacctgcagggggcgctgcgcTCGCTCGCCCGCGCACACAGGGCTGAGCGGCCTCACCTCCTGACTTCCCACTGCCTTTTACTACTCATTTTATTCTCTGTGctacgtttatttatttattattattacgtatttatttaaggaaaaaaagataaattatgGTCTACACTTGAGCACGCCCTGCTGGTTAGCTCGTGAACATGGCCTCTGCTGTTTCCGCTAATTTagtgttttcttcttcttcttcttcttcttcttcttcttctgtagTTACCTTGAGTTTATATGTGATGCAGCCTGCGCCTGAGATTGAAGCAGGAAACTTTGAGTCGCGTCAGAAACCACATCCCTGCAATCTCAAGAAACATTTCCCTGCAGTCCGCACTTAGCGTAGCACCGTCCTGCTAGCTGTAGGCTTTTTGTGGCTTTCTCAGAACCTTCAGGAAAAGGTGAGCAGTTGATGAATCGAGAGCGTGctccagggttagggttaggagggttagggagagagcagctccagggtTGGGGTTAAGAGGGTTAGGgagagagcagctccagggttagggttag
This is a stretch of genomic DNA from Anguilla rostrata isolate EN2019 chromosome 4, ASM1855537v3, whole genome shotgun sequence. It encodes these proteins:
- the zmat3 gene encoding zinc finger matrin-type protein 3, which translates into the protein MAMNVKNRGAYFQSNDYCRNYSSQAIHYGNNNHFFPRLPGPESLLKPPLELMCQAPPPFQPAPPPQALGPPPDSLHFPLPAPLTAKPLPHLPLPPGLPPSLPPSPKPLEEEGQGGPTEQDPTLEELCKPLYCKLCNVTLNSAQQAQAHYQGKNHSKKLRNFYAGSQQPPPVRIPEALEPVAQQPQATPPAESAAPCKQAVFKGASRVILATESDYCKLCDASFSSPTVAQAHYQGKNHAKRLRLSEVQLSPGFLDSSEANQRRPRKEGAEFKLMKTRRNTHLPPNLPGPYYNPRPRQRIPRDLAMCVTPSGQFYCSMCNTGAGEEAEFRLHLESKQHKSRVSEQRYRSEMETLGYT